The Candidatus Koribacter versatilis Ellin345 genome has a segment encoding these proteins:
- a CDS encoding tetratricopeptide repeat protein has protein sequence MHRYHRADVLRILHISAKQLIGWEKAGLLASSEMYSFFDLLQVKKVRDLRAQKVRPTAIRESLQAMQKQVAGLENPLLEASAITVRGRVAFRHEGMSMDPIGGQYMMEFAPVGQLVSANVRRMYSAQTASEFFARGVALEEDPNSQDEAIAAYMKVLEIEPNHAAAHINLGTVYYNRGEFDDAEMHYRKAVEIDSRYALAYFDLGNVLDETGRLDEAVRAYRTAIILAPTYADAHYNLALAFEKLKMPRKALKHWRTYTKLDANGPWAIHARKQIARTLENDRLKVVYRSQ, from the coding sequence ATGCATCGTTACCATCGAGCGGACGTGTTGCGCATCCTGCATATCTCGGCCAAGCAACTGATTGGCTGGGAAAAGGCGGGCTTGCTTGCTTCGTCCGAGATGTATTCCTTCTTCGATCTCCTTCAAGTGAAAAAAGTTCGGGACCTGCGGGCGCAAAAAGTGCGCCCGACGGCGATTCGCGAATCACTGCAGGCCATGCAGAAGCAGGTGGCTGGGTTGGAGAATCCGCTGCTGGAGGCGTCGGCGATCACGGTGCGCGGAAGAGTCGCGTTCCGGCATGAAGGCATGTCGATGGATCCCATCGGCGGGCAGTACATGATGGAGTTTGCGCCGGTCGGGCAACTGGTATCGGCCAACGTGCGGCGCATGTATTCGGCGCAGACCGCGAGCGAATTCTTTGCGCGCGGCGTGGCGCTGGAAGAAGATCCGAACAGCCAGGACGAAGCGATCGCGGCCTATATGAAGGTCCTGGAAATTGAGCCGAACCATGCGGCGGCGCACATCAACCTCGGCACGGTGTATTACAACCGCGGCGAATTCGATGATGCCGAGATGCACTACCGCAAGGCCGTCGAAATCGATTCGCGTTACGCGCTGGCATACTTCGATCTCGGCAACGTTCTCGATGAAACCGGACGTTTGGACGAAGCCGTGCGGGCGTATCGGACTGCGATTATTCTTGCGCCCACTTACGCGGACGCGCATTACAACCTGGCGCTTGCCTTTGAGAAGTTGAAGATGCCGCGCAAGGCGCTCAAGCATTGGCGCACCTATACCAAGCTGGACGCCAATGGGCCGTGGGCCATCCACGCGCGCAAACAGATTGCGCGGACGCTGGAGAATGATCGGTTGAAGGTTGTGTATCGCAGCCAGTAG
- a CDS encoding CopG family ribbon-helix-helix protein — MPENQPITLRLDPKLTKKLDKLAEATQRSRTFLLTEAVKDYLSINEWQIEEIQKGLQEADAGDFATDEEVEQVFKKYRRRAG, encoded by the coding sequence ATGCCTGAAAACCAACCCATCACCCTGCGACTCGATCCGAAGTTGACGAAAAAACTCGACAAACTTGCGGAAGCCACCCAGCGCAGCCGCACATTTCTGCTCACAGAAGCGGTGAAAGATTATCTATCGATCAACGAATGGCAGATCGAAGAAATTCAGAAGGGTTTGCAGGAAGCTGATGCAGGAGACTTCGCAACCGACGAAGAAGTAGAGCAGGTCTTCAAGAAATACAGACGCCGTGCAGGTTAA
- a CDS encoding type II toxin-antitoxin system mRNA interferase toxin, RelE/StbE family encodes MQVKWLRRALSNLRDEVDYISRDNPTAAENTAELIASAVSHLAQFPAMGRVGRVYGTRELVIANTPYVVPYRVRDNRIEIIRVFHASRRWPDSF; translated from the coding sequence GTGCAGGTTAAGTGGCTCCGTCGGGCCCTCTCCAACCTTCGCGATGAGGTTGACTACATTTCTCGCGATAACCCGACAGCGGCGGAAAACACGGCGGAACTCATCGCTTCCGCTGTGAGCCATCTCGCGCAATTTCCTGCGATGGGACGCGTGGGCAGAGTCTACGGGACACGAGAACTAGTGATTGCCAATACTCCGTACGTGGTCCCCTACCGCGTACGTGACAATCGCATTGAAATTATCCGGGTGTTCCACGCTTCGCGTCGTTGGCCGGACTCGTTCTAG